A window of Candidatus Palauibacter soopunensis contains these coding sequences:
- a CDS encoding 3-oxoacyl-ACP reductase family protein, with product MRLHGKRALVTGGSRSIGRAIALGLAREGADVAVNYRRSREDAESAVREIEAMGRRAAAVQGSTDSRSDVERFVAEAHDVLGGLDILVNNAGILRRTPFLEIGEEEWDAIQGVNLKGYFLVGQAVARRMVEAGAAGAVVNVSSAGQAVAAPNLTHYCVSKAGVEMLTKQMALELAPQGIRVNAVAPGLIETDLNRADIARDDFREGRLARIPLGKIGVPDDVVGAVVYLASNEEARLVTGASLFIDAGQTIWGA from the coding sequence ATGCGTCTGCACGGCAAGCGTGCTCTGGTAACCGGCGGCTCTCGGAGCATCGGTCGGGCGATCGCCCTCGGACTGGCCCGCGAGGGCGCGGATGTGGCGGTCAACTACCGGCGGAGTCGCGAGGATGCCGAGAGCGCCGTCCGTGAGATCGAGGCGATGGGGCGCCGCGCGGCCGCGGTGCAGGGCTCGACGGACTCCCGTTCAGACGTCGAGCGTTTTGTCGCGGAGGCCCACGACGTCCTGGGCGGCCTCGATATCCTCGTGAACAACGCCGGGATCCTGAGGCGCACCCCGTTCCTCGAGATCGGCGAGGAGGAATGGGACGCCATTCAGGGCGTCAACCTGAAGGGGTACTTCCTGGTGGGTCAGGCGGTGGCGCGCCGCATGGTCGAGGCGGGAGCGGCGGGGGCGGTCGTCAACGTGTCTTCCGCCGGACAGGCGGTGGCCGCGCCGAACCTCACGCACTACTGCGTGTCGAAGGCGGGGGTCGAGATGCTCACGAAGCAGATGGCGCTCGAACTCGCGCCGCAGGGGATCCGGGTGAACGCCGTCGCGCCGGGCCTGATCGAGACCGACCTGAACCGCGCCGACATCGCGCGGGACGACTTCCGCGAGGGACGCCTCGCCCGCATCCCGCTCGGGAAGATCGGCGTTCCAGACGATGTGGTGGGAGCCGTCGTCTACCTCGCGTCGAACGAGGAGGCGCGACTCGTGACGGGTGCCAGCCTGTTCATCGACGCTGGCCAGACGATCTGGGGTGCCTAG
- a CDS encoding TRAP transporter substrate-binding protein encodes MLSTGSEFHLMAERFRDLMLERTDGRFRVVIYPSGQLGGERVAFEQIQVGAVHMAITGTPVLSGWVPETQVFDLPFLFETRDHGLAAMNGPAGDWWRDLLLERTGVRSLGFLDYGFRHVYNRRRPIEAPEDLAGLKLRVLQNATYLAAYSALGVQATPMNYGEVYSALQQGVIDGGEANAIGFVSSRLHEVAKFYSFTSITYNPITLLVNEPFYRGLPAEIREIVDGSAAEALAYQSEVARRMEADAIVEMRAAGVEISRPNLAPFAPAVRPRIWDELANRLPDGEALIARLVASTERR; translated from the coding sequence GTGCTGTCGACCGGCTCCGAGTTCCATCTCATGGCGGAGCGGTTCCGGGATCTCATGCTCGAGCGCACGGATGGACGGTTCCGGGTCGTCATCTATCCGTCGGGACAGCTCGGGGGCGAGCGCGTCGCCTTCGAGCAGATCCAGGTGGGCGCGGTCCACATGGCGATTACGGGTACCCCCGTGCTCTCGGGCTGGGTGCCCGAGACGCAGGTCTTCGATCTCCCCTTCCTGTTCGAGACCCGGGACCACGGGCTCGCGGCGATGAACGGCCCGGCGGGAGACTGGTGGCGCGACCTCCTCCTTGAGCGCACGGGCGTCCGCTCGCTGGGCTTTCTCGACTACGGGTTCCGCCACGTCTACAATCGGCGCCGGCCCATCGAGGCGCCCGAGGATCTCGCCGGCCTCAAGCTCAGGGTCCTCCAGAACGCGACGTACCTGGCGGCCTATTCCGCGCTCGGCGTCCAGGCGACGCCGATGAACTACGGCGAGGTCTACTCCGCGCTGCAGCAGGGCGTGATCGACGGCGGGGAGGCGAACGCGATCGGTTTCGTGAGCAGCCGGCTCCACGAGGTGGCGAAGTTCTACAGCTTCACCTCCATCACGTACAACCCCATCACGCTTCTCGTGAACGAGCCGTTCTATCGGGGGCTCCCTGCGGAGATCCGGGAGATCGTCGACGGTTCCGCGGCCGAGGCGCTCGCCTACCAGAGCGAAGTCGCGCGCCGGATGGAGGCGGACGCCATCGTGGAGATGCGCGCGGCCGGCGTGGAGATCTCGCGTCCGAACCTGGCGCCGTTCGCCCCGGCCGTCAGACCGCGGATATGGGACGAACTGGCGAATCGGCTGCCGGACGGCGAAGCGCTGATCGCAAGGTTGGTGGCTTCGACGGAGCGCCGATGA
- a CDS encoding TRAP transporter small permease translates to MTKRLQVFNGLLVRLETYAVGILVIAVCDVVLLQVLMRYLFAWPNPWSEEVSRFCFIWMSLLGASLAVAHRSHFRFDQVTGRLPPRAKKAVETSAAAIVLMFALLLIGAGIALMDLTMGERSAALNLPVALVYAAAPVSGVLMAIHMLAGPTVADSDRRLAPGVEDLPAEGGG, encoded by the coding sequence ATGACGAAGCGGCTGCAGGTGTTCAACGGGCTCCTGGTGAGGCTTGAAACCTACGCCGTCGGCATTCTTGTGATCGCGGTCTGCGACGTGGTTCTCCTCCAAGTGTTGATGCGCTACCTCTTCGCCTGGCCGAATCCGTGGAGCGAGGAGGTGTCGCGCTTCTGCTTCATCTGGATGTCGCTGCTCGGGGCTTCGCTGGCGGTGGCGCATCGGTCCCACTTCCGGTTCGACCAGGTCACGGGGCGGCTGCCTCCGCGCGCGAAGAAGGCGGTGGAGACGTCCGCGGCAGCGATCGTGCTGATGTTCGCGCTCCTCCTCATCGGCGCGGGCATCGCCCTCATGGACCTCACGATGGGAGAGCGTTCCGCCGCGTTGAACCTGCCCGTTGCGCTCGTGTATGCGGCGGCGCCCGTGTCCGGCGTGTTGATGGCGATCCACATGCTCGCGGGTCCGACGGTCGCCGATTCGGACCGGCGGCTCGCGCCGGGGGTTGAGGATCTTCCAGCCGAGGGCGGCGGCTGA
- a CDS encoding TRAP transporter large permease translates to MGGLLLGAFGLLVLAAVPIGFALAIAAIIAIVVADLPLVVIPQQIVAGMDSFPMLAVPLFILAGYLMDVGGISRRLVTLARALVGHLPGGLGQVVVMAEVFFSGVSGSTSADAAAVGGIMVPQLTANGYGRARATAIVSAACGMGILIPPAIVMVVYGVIGNVSIGALFIASIVPALLIAAGLMAQIGWQARREGWPRGECASFAELRRAMIDAVLPLFMIVVILGGIRFGLFTPTEAAAVAVAYALLLAGFVYRSLTLADLWSKVVQTAVVSGMVLFVVGAAHLLGWVLAVLQLPQTLASSVVGLGGGQIGFMLLTILVFLPLGAILEGVPAVVLLTPILLPLATQLGIDPVHFGAVIVATQGISVFLPPVGVSLLVACSVGGVEPAEVARPLWPYLALMLALTVAIALLPGVVLFLPELLGY, encoded by the coding sequence ATGGGCGGACTCCTCCTCGGGGCTTTCGGCCTCCTCGTGCTGGCCGCCGTGCCCATCGGATTCGCGCTCGCAATCGCCGCCATCATCGCCATCGTGGTGGCGGATCTCCCACTCGTCGTCATCCCGCAGCAGATCGTCGCGGGGATGGACTCGTTCCCCATGCTCGCCGTGCCCCTGTTCATCCTCGCCGGCTACCTGATGGATGTCGGAGGGATCAGCCGTCGCCTGGTGACGCTGGCCCGCGCCCTCGTCGGCCACCTGCCGGGAGGGCTCGGGCAGGTGGTCGTCATGGCGGAGGTGTTCTTCTCGGGCGTGTCGGGTTCGACGTCCGCGGATGCGGCCGCCGTCGGCGGCATCATGGTGCCCCAACTGACCGCGAACGGGTACGGCCGGGCGCGTGCCACGGCGATCGTCTCGGCCGCGTGCGGGATGGGGATCCTCATTCCGCCCGCCATCGTGATGGTCGTCTACGGCGTCATCGGCAACGTCTCCATAGGCGCCCTGTTCATCGCCTCGATCGTGCCCGCGCTCCTCATCGCCGCGGGCCTGATGGCGCAGATCGGGTGGCAGGCGCGGAGGGAAGGGTGGCCCCGCGGGGAGTGCGCCTCGTTCGCGGAACTCCGCCGCGCGATGATCGACGCGGTGCTCCCGCTCTTCATGATCGTCGTCATCCTGGGGGGCATCCGCTTCGGCCTCTTCACCCCCACGGAGGCCGCGGCGGTCGCCGTCGCCTATGCGCTGCTCCTGGCGGGATTCGTGTACCGATCGCTCACCCTGGCGGATCTTTGGAGCAAGGTCGTCCAGACCGCCGTGGTGTCCGGAATGGTGCTGTTCGTCGTGGGCGCCGCGCACCTTCTGGGCTGGGTCCTCGCCGTCCTGCAGCTGCCGCAGACGCTGGCGTCATCGGTGGTGGGGCTGGGCGGCGGCCAGATCGGCTTCATGCTCCTCACGATTCTCGTCTTCCTTCCGCTCGGCGCCATCCTCGAGGGCGTGCCCGCGGTCGTCCTGCTGACGCCGATCCTTCTGCCGCTGGCGACGCAACTCGGGATCGACCCCGTGCACTTCGGCGCCGTCATCGTGGCGACGCAGGGGATTTCCGTGTTCCTGCCGCCCGTCGGCGTGAGCCTGCTCGTCGCCTGCTCCGTGGGAGGTGTCGAGCCGGCGGAGGTCGCGCGCCCGCTCTGGCCCTACCTCGCCCTCATGCTGGCGCTCACGGTCGCCATCGCGCTCCTGCCCGGCGTCGTCCTGTTCCTGCCGGAACTGCTCGGGTATTGA
- a CDS encoding GNAT family N-acetyltransferase — translation METREFEIRTERLLLRPHRLEDVDDIFEFARDPEWARYLPVPVPYLREHAEEFVAQRILTSREEWPVWAIVLAGKVIGGIGIRIDVEHATGALGYSIAKEHWGRGLTVEAARAVVDWAFRERGLAKVYAYADVRNTSSLRVMEKLGMTREGMLRGHRTLREERVDDVYYGLLREEWGRDEG, via the coding sequence ATGGAGACACGGGAGTTCGAGATCAGAACGGAGCGGTTGCTGCTGCGGCCGCACCGCCTGGAAGACGTCGACGACATCTTCGAGTTCGCCCGCGACCCGGAGTGGGCCCGATACCTGCCGGTGCCGGTGCCATACCTCAGGGAACACGCGGAGGAGTTCGTGGCGCAGCGGATCCTCACGTCCCGGGAGGAGTGGCCGGTGTGGGCGATCGTCCTGGCAGGGAAGGTTATCGGCGGCATCGGAATCAGGATCGACGTCGAGCATGCGACGGGCGCACTGGGCTACTCGATTGCGAAGGAGCATTGGGGCCGAGGCCTGACCGTGGAGGCGGCCCGCGCCGTCGTCGACTGGGCGTTCCGCGAGCGCGGGCTCGCGAAGGTGTACGCGTACGCCGATGTGCGGAACACGTCGTCCCTGAGGGTGATGGAAAAGCTGGGCATGACCCGCGAGGGCATGTTGCGCGGCCACCGGACGCTGCGGGAGGAGCGGGTCGACGACGTGTACTACGGACTCCTCAGGGAAGAGTGGGGGAGGGACGAAGGCTGA
- a CDS encoding flavin reductase family protein yields MLPPVPAILLTVNGRPGDPDEISVLWTFVVSGDPPQIGVSAALEHQARELLDMHDEFVLNVPLASMVEAFDTVDMNSGRVADKFELSGLTRGAATVVDAPTVEESPIHCECRIFDSLEVPPERKVFLAEVVATTAIEGAVDDAGRLIVPAVDFFGMTAGSGEHYTMGRRVGNIGMTVGRTDIKY; encoded by the coding sequence ATGCTCCCGCCCGTCCCGGCGATTCTGCTCACCGTGAACGGCCGGCCCGGCGACCCGGACGAGATCTCGGTGCTGTGGACGTTCGTCGTGAGCGGCGACCCGCCCCAGATCGGGGTGAGCGCAGCCCTAGAGCATCAGGCGAGGGAACTCCTGGACATGCACGACGAGTTCGTGCTGAACGTCCCGCTCGCGTCGATGGTGGAGGCGTTCGACACCGTCGACATGAACTCCGGCCGCGTGGCCGACAAGTTCGAGCTCTCGGGTCTGACGCGCGGCGCGGCGACCGTCGTCGATGCGCCCACCGTGGAGGAGTCCCCCATCCACTGCGAGTGCCGGATCTTCGACTCCCTCGAGGTGCCGCCCGAGCGGAAGGTGTTCCTCGCGGAGGTCGTGGCGACGACCGCCATCGAGGGCGCGGTCGACGACGCCGGCCGCCTGATCGTGCCGGCCGTGGACTTCTTCGGGATGACCGCCGGGAGTGGCGAGCACTACACGATGGGGCGGCGGGTCGGCAACATCGGGATGACGGTCGGCCGAACCGACATCAAGTACTGA
- a CDS encoding DUF1295 domain-containing protein, which produces MIEWLGIGHLFALSGTEALAGFLAPLAICAAFFVLQLILPGRRVPGYVINPETGEPRGYRLNGLPVFVLAEVVWALELTGMPRDWFYRSTVYQVAGGTVMCLVFALLAVFGGSRDKVERPLAALWEGRVLELSFFNERFDVKMFLYVVGGTMLSLNALSGAAYHYGLFGADSNPGVFLYAGFLTFYVFDYFIFERVQLYTYDVIHEKLGFKMIWGGIMVYGWLYILPLWGLAVYPAPGFAAPWRQVWLIGAPALFLVAWGITRGANMQKYTFKRWPERKFLGLIEPEYIEAGDRKILCSGLWGVARHFNYLGEGLFSLSIALVFGYFANPWAWTYFVFIVGLFIFRQRFDDKFCAEKYGPEKWAEYQARVKYRIIPGIY; this is translated from the coding sequence ATGATTGAATGGCTTGGCATCGGCCATCTGTTCGCGCTTTCCGGGACCGAAGCGCTTGCCGGCTTCCTCGCCCCGCTCGCGATCTGCGCCGCGTTCTTCGTGCTGCAACTCATTCTGCCTGGAAGGCGGGTCCCGGGTTACGTCATCAACCCGGAGACCGGCGAGCCCCGCGGCTACCGACTGAACGGTCTGCCGGTGTTCGTGCTCGCCGAGGTCGTGTGGGCGCTCGAACTCACCGGGATGCCGCGAGACTGGTTCTACCGGTCCACCGTCTACCAGGTGGCCGGCGGCACGGTCATGTGCCTGGTCTTCGCCCTCCTCGCGGTGTTCGGAGGGTCGCGCGACAAGGTGGAGCGCCCGCTCGCCGCCCTCTGGGAAGGGCGCGTCCTCGAGCTTTCGTTCTTCAACGAACGCTTCGACGTGAAGATGTTCCTGTACGTCGTCGGCGGGACCATGCTGTCGCTGAACGCCCTCTCCGGAGCCGCGTACCACTACGGGCTCTTCGGCGCGGACTCCAACCCCGGCGTCTTCCTCTACGCGGGGTTCCTCACGTTCTACGTCTTCGACTACTTCATCTTCGAGCGCGTCCAGCTCTACACGTACGATGTGATCCACGAGAAGCTCGGCTTCAAGATGATCTGGGGCGGGATCATGGTGTACGGGTGGCTCTACATCCTGCCGCTGTGGGGCCTGGCCGTGTACCCGGCCCCCGGCTTCGCGGCGCCCTGGAGACAGGTGTGGTTGATCGGCGCACCCGCGCTGTTCCTCGTCGCATGGGGCATCACGCGCGGCGCCAACATGCAGAAGTACACCTTCAAGCGCTGGCCCGAGCGCAAGTTCCTCGGTCTCATCGAGCCCGAGTACATCGAGGCCGGCGACCGCAAGATCCTGTGCAGCGGCCTGTGGGGCGTCGCCCGCCACTTCAACTATCTCGGCGAGGGCCTCTTCTCCCTCTCCATCGCCCTCGTGTTCGGCTACTTCGCCAACCCCTGGGCCTGGACCTACTTCGTCTTCATCGTCGGACTGTTCATTTTTCGACAGCGCTTCGACGACAAGTTCTGCGCCGAAAAATACGGCCCCGAGAAGTGGGCCGAGTATCAAGCACGGGTCAAATATCGGATCATCCCCGGCATCTATTGA
- a CDS encoding DUF1801 domain-containing protein — protein MAGLVAKLLSGGNPQIPKGDGDAPVQAYITAMPGWKREVGRHLDALIERNVPDVRRAVRWNSPFYGIEDRGWFLSFHCFTRYVKVTFLNGASLRPAPPVESKHEQVRYFHIYEDDEPDEDLLADWLRQASAFPGEDLF, from the coding sequence ATAGCGGGCCTGGTCGCGAAACTCCTCTCCGGCGGCAATCCCCAGATTCCGAAGGGGGATGGAGATGCGCCCGTGCAGGCGTACATCACGGCCATGCCGGGTTGGAAACGGGAGGTCGGCCGCCACCTCGACGCGCTCATCGAGCGTAACGTGCCTGATGTCCGCAGGGCGGTCCGCTGGAACTCGCCCTTCTACGGCATCGAAGACAGGGGCTGGTTCCTCTCGTTCCACTGCTTCACGCGGTACGTCAAGGTGACGTTCCTCAACGGCGCCTCGCTGCGTCCCGCGCCGCCGGTGGAATCGAAGCACGAGCAGGTGCGCTACTTCCACATCTACGAGGACGACGAGCCGGACGAGGATCTCCTGGCAGACTGGCTCCGGCAGGCATCGGCGTTCCCCGGGGAGGATCTTTTCTGA
- a CDS encoding serine hydrolase domain-containing protein, translated as MAAILVGALTGCAPGADGELQAQVDAVFADYASADGPGCSMAVIRDGRPIHAAGYGTANLDHGIPNGPETIYRIASVSKQFTAGAVALLALRGEVDLDAPVRRYIPEFPDYADSPTVRHLIHHTSGVRDYLVLFTLAGNRSEDFITNQDILDAIHRQRELNFPPGSEYLYSNSGYVLLAEIVAKVSGQSLREFARAEFFDPLGMPRTHFHDDHNEVVADRATGYSPTDDGFRINMTTLDVVGDGGIYTSVEEWPAWDRNLTEGTVGGPEWVALMHERGVLTSGDTIPYAFGLSHGEHRGLATVRHSGSWVGYRTGMSRYPDAGYSFVALCNRSRIDPMALIASTAEIYLEDAMDPPEDVAEGEEEMQAADEDAPEALPDHDIPNRARYAGSFYSPELDATYRIVEDGAAGLMLHVGRRDPVALVAESERQLTTEDGPTLRFSELVGGRHEALIVDAGRVRNLRFARTEG; from the coding sequence GTGGCCGCGATCCTGGTCGGCGCGCTCACAGGCTGCGCCCCGGGGGCCGACGGCGAGCTGCAGGCCCAAGTCGACGCCGTCTTCGCCGACTACGCCAGCGCCGACGGGCCCGGCTGCTCCATGGCCGTGATCCGGGACGGCCGCCCGATCCACGCCGCCGGCTACGGCACCGCCAACCTCGACCACGGCATCCCGAACGGCCCGGAGACCATCTACCGCATCGCGTCCGTCTCGAAGCAGTTCACGGCCGGCGCGGTCGCCCTGCTCGCCCTCCGGGGAGAGGTGGATCTGGATGCTCCCGTCCGGCGCTACATCCCCGAATTCCCCGACTACGCCGACTCTCCCACCGTCCGACACCTGATCCACCACACGTCCGGCGTGCGCGACTACCTCGTGCTCTTCACCCTGGCGGGGAACCGGAGCGAGGACTTCATCACGAATCAGGACATCCTCGATGCGATCCACCGGCAGCGCGAACTAAACTTTCCTCCGGGCTCCGAGTACCTGTACAGCAACTCCGGCTACGTCCTGCTCGCCGAGATCGTGGCCAAGGTTTCGGGGCAGAGCCTGCGGGAGTTCGCGCGGGCCGAGTTCTTCGATCCTCTGGGCATGCCGCGCACGCACTTCCACGACGACCACAACGAAGTCGTCGCCGACCGGGCGACCGGTTATTCCCCCACCGATGACGGCTTCCGGATCAACATGACGACGCTCGACGTGGTCGGGGACGGCGGCATCTACACTTCGGTGGAGGAGTGGCCCGCCTGGGACCGCAACCTCACCGAGGGTACGGTCGGCGGACCGGAGTGGGTCGCGCTCATGCACGAGCGGGGCGTGCTCACCTCCGGCGACACGATTCCGTACGCCTTCGGTCTCTCCCACGGCGAACACCGGGGGCTGGCCACGGTGCGGCACAGTGGCTCGTGGGTGGGCTACCGCACGGGCATGTCCCGCTATCCCGACGCCGGCTACTCGTTCGTCGCCCTGTGCAACCGGTCGCGGATCGATCCCATGGCCCTCATCGCGAGCACGGCCGAAATCTACCTGGAAGACGCGATGGATCCGCCCGAGGACGTCGCGGAGGGAGAGGAGGAGATGCAGGCCGCAGACGAGGACGCTCCCGAGGCTCTGCCCGACCACGACATTCCGAACCGCGCGCGTTACGCCGGATCCTTCTACAGTCCCGAGTTGGACGCCACGTATCGGATCGTGGAGGACGGCGCTGCCGGGCTCATGCTGCACGTCGGCCGGCGGGACCCGGTCGCCCTCGTGGCCGAATCGGAGAGGCAACTCACGACCGAGGACGGGCCGACCCTCCGCTTCTCCGAACTCGTCGGCGGCCGGCACGAGGCGCTGATCGTCGACGCCGGGCGGGTCAGGAACCTGCGGTTCGCGCGGACGGAGGGATAG
- a CDS encoding TauD/TfdA family dioxygenase has translation MGASISSLAQNGDALTAVWSDGERTDLPYLWLRDNCGCGECCVEQTTEKRFHVFRVPSDLKPSTVDIEGAGSDDEAISIAWPDGHRTRHRSSDIHGLLSRPRLELQYWDGRFEPRRFDYQRFLADDSAAAELIEEFLRTGVCVLVAAPTEPDSLEELAVRLGPVREVLFERIHNVKLDPKGYNIAHTALAVGAHNDFTSYTWPPSVQALHMLVNECEGGASTVVDGFGLLEALRREHPDKFDALCSVPVPFRIFSDEYECYAANPMVDLDSDGEIRMIRFNTAQMQAVSLSEPRLGEFYAAYHELSSRVNDPGAQVTFRLEGGMILLCAGHRVLHGRTEMVSSGARHLQDAYFEHDNVRTHLRLLRRTGRA, from the coding sequence ATGGGTGCCTCGATCAGCAGCCTCGCGCAGAACGGCGACGCCCTGACGGCGGTCTGGAGCGACGGCGAACGCACCGATCTCCCCTACCTCTGGCTGCGCGACAACTGCGGCTGCGGAGAGTGCTGCGTCGAGCAGACCACGGAGAAGCGCTTCCACGTCTTCCGCGTCCCCAGCGACCTGAAGCCGTCGACGGTCGATATCGAAGGCGCCGGATCCGACGACGAGGCGATTTCCATCGCCTGGCCGGACGGACACCGCACGCGCCACCGGTCGAGCGACATCCACGGCCTCCTGAGCCGGCCTCGTCTCGAATTGCAGTACTGGGACGGACGGTTCGAGCCCCGGAGGTTCGACTACCAGCGGTTCCTGGCGGACGACAGCGCGGCGGCGGAACTGATCGAGGAGTTCCTGCGCACCGGGGTGTGCGTACTGGTCGCCGCTCCCACCGAACCGGATTCGTTGGAGGAGCTCGCCGTCCGTCTGGGCCCGGTCCGGGAGGTGCTGTTCGAGCGCATCCACAACGTCAAGCTCGATCCGAAGGGCTACAACATCGCGCATACGGCTCTGGCCGTCGGGGCGCACAACGACTTCACCAGCTACACGTGGCCCCCGAGCGTGCAGGCGCTGCACATGCTGGTGAACGAGTGCGAGGGCGGCGCGTCGACCGTCGTGGACGGCTTCGGCCTGCTCGAGGCGCTCCGCCGGGAGCACCCCGATAAGTTCGACGCCCTGTGCTCGGTGCCGGTGCCGTTCCGGATCTTCAGCGACGAGTACGAGTGCTACGCGGCGAACCCCATGGTCGACCTCGACAGTGACGGGGAGATCAGGATGATCCGCTTCAACACGGCGCAGATGCAGGCCGTTTCCCTGTCGGAGCCCCGGCTGGGCGAGTTCTACGCCGCCTACCACGAGCTGTCGAGCCGCGTCAACGACCCCGGCGCCCAGGTGACCTTCCGGCTGGAGGGCGGCATGATCCTTCTGTGTGCCGGACACCGCGTCCTCCACGGCCGCACCGAGATGGTATCGTCCGGCGCGCGCCACCTGCAGGACGCCTACTTCGAACACGACAACGTCCGCACCCACCTGCGGCTCCTCCGCCGCACCGGCCGCGCCTGA
- a CDS encoding aldo/keto reductase, with protein sequence MKSLGDTTRRDFLSSLAGAGAVLAAPRALFGSTPPVQETLPTRPIPGTEETLPIVGFGSSKPVLEIPTEGTEPVANVIRMLLEHGGRVVDTSPRTPEIDAEFGTVLTAPEFGGRLFVATKINTDGEAAGIEQMRQNQRLVGSRTLDLLEVESMRDLDVHWPNVLRWKDSGEARYIGVTTSSIPQHEAFESFMRTQPLDFVQVNYSVMEPNAEDRLLPLAQDLGLAVLINRPFMNGTYFPRVSGHELPEWAAEFDCASWAQFSLKYILAHPAVTCALTETTNPDHMAENIGAAFGRLPDEATKRRMRELVQDF encoded by the coding sequence ATGAAGAGCCTGGGCGATACGACGCGACGCGACTTCCTGTCTTCCCTCGCGGGTGCCGGCGCTGTGCTGGCTGCCCCGCGCGCCCTGTTCGGGAGTACGCCCCCGGTCCAGGAGACGCTTCCCACCCGTCCGATCCCGGGAACGGAGGAGACGCTGCCCATTGTCGGCTTCGGCTCCTCGAAGCCCGTGCTCGAGATCCCGACCGAAGGGACGGAGCCCGTGGCGAACGTGATCCGCATGCTCCTCGAGCATGGGGGCCGCGTCGTCGATACCTCGCCGCGCACGCCGGAGATCGACGCGGAGTTCGGCACGGTCCTGACGGCGCCGGAGTTCGGCGGCCGCCTCTTCGTCGCCACGAAGATCAACACGGACGGGGAAGCCGCGGGCATCGAGCAGATGCGGCAGAACCAGCGGCTCGTCGGCAGCCGCACCCTGGATTTGCTCGAGGTCGAGAGCATGCGCGACCTGGACGTGCACTGGCCCAACGTGCTCCGCTGGAAGGACTCGGGCGAGGCGCGCTACATCGGCGTCACCACGTCCAGCATCCCCCAGCACGAGGCGTTCGAGTCGTTCATGCGGACGCAGCCCCTCGACTTCGTGCAGGTCAACTACTCGGTGATGGAGCCGAACGCGGAGGATCGTCTCCTGCCGCTCGCGCAGGATCTCGGGCTCGCCGTCCTCATCAACCGTCCGTTCATGAACGGTACCTACTTCCCCCGCGTGAGCGGACACGAGCTGCCCGAATGGGCGGCCGAGTTCGACTGCGCGAGCTGGGCGCAGTTCTCCCTCAAGTACATCCTCGCCCACCCCGCCGTGACGTGCGCCCTCACGGAAACGACGAATCCGGATCACATGGCGGAGAACATCGGCGCCGCCTTCGGCCGCCTCCCCGACGAGGCCACGAAGCGCCGCATGCGGGAGTTGGTCCAGGACTTCTGA
- a CDS encoding aminopeptidase: MRRGAEILVRTCANVQPAEDVVIVTDPERMTIARTVADAALEAGAVASIVTPPERSIDNEEPGPAVAAALSAADIAFLPVTLALAHTRAVREAIGAGARVLSMTAFTERMMRDGGLFTDFRARKPLCDAIAAKLTAGERLRVTNPAGTDLTISLEGVTGNSHACLLDGPGFSAVPNIEANCAPAQGTAEGVFVCDGSIPYYGVGPIRKPVTFRISKGFVTDIEGGDQAEFLADLLARQDDPWVYNLAQFAFGLNPACTEFTGEMLNDEGVNGTVHIGIGTSANLGGTVSAKTHFDAVNRTPTVWIDDELVLCGGEILADR; the protein is encoded by the coding sequence GTGAGGAGAGGCGCGGAGATCCTGGTGCGGACGTGCGCCAACGTGCAGCCCGCCGAGGACGTGGTCATCGTCACGGATCCGGAGCGGATGACGATCGCCCGGACCGTCGCCGACGCCGCGCTTGAGGCCGGGGCCGTCGCGAGCATCGTGACCCCGCCGGAGCGGTCGATCGACAACGAAGAGCCGGGACCCGCCGTGGCCGCGGCGCTCTCGGCCGCCGACATCGCCTTCCTGCCCGTGACGCTGGCCCTGGCGCACACCCGCGCGGTCCGCGAGGCCATAGGCGCCGGAGCCCGAGTTCTGTCCATGACCGCGTTCACCGAGCGGATGATGCGCGACGGCGGGCTGTTCACGGACTTCCGCGCGCGCAAGCCGCTGTGCGACGCCATCGCGGCGAAGCTCACCGCCGGCGAGCGCCTGCGGGTGACGAACCCCGCCGGCACCGATCTCACCATTAGCCTCGAAGGCGTGACCGGGAACAGCCACGCCTGCCTGCTGGACGGCCCCGGCTTCTCCGCCGTTCCCAACATCGAAGCGAACTGTGCCCCCGCGCAGGGCACCGCCGAGGGCGTGTTCGTGTGTGACGGGAGCATCCCCTACTACGGCGTGGGTCCCATCCGCAAACCCGTGACCTTCCGCATTTCGAAGGGCTTCGTCACCGACATCGAGGGCGGCGACCAGGCCGAATTCCTCGCGGACCTGCTGGCCCGACAGGACGACCCCTGGGTTTACAACCTCGCCCAGTTCGCCTTCGGCCTGAACCCGGCCTGCACCGAGTTCACCGGCGAAATGCTCAACGACGAAGGCGTGAACGGCACCGTCCACATCGGCATCGGCACCTCCGCCAACCTCGGCGGCACCGTCTCCGCCAAAACCCACTTCGATGCGGTCAACCGCACTCCCACAGTCTGGATCGACGACGAACTCGTCCTTTGCGGGGGAGAGATCCTGGCCGACCGCTGA